From Methanobacterium congolense, one genomic window encodes:
- a CDS encoding M48 metallopeptidase family protein — protein MITTEEFKKEVWRLAYKVGVEPKEIHIRKMKNKWASCSAKGRLTFDSSILSESTETRFEIIIHELLHLKYPNHGKMFKRLLDAYLRNEIDIMMK, from the coding sequence ATGATTACTACTGAAGAGTTTAAAAAAGAAGTTTGGAGACTTGCATATAAAGTAGGTGTGGAACCTAAAGAAATTCATATCCGTAAAATGAAAAACAAATGGGCCAGTTGTTCAGCTAAAGGAAGATTAACTTTTGATAGTTCTATTCTTAGTGAATCAACTGAAACACGTTTTGAAATAATTATTCATGAATTACTCCATTTAAAATACCCAAATCATGGTAAGATGTTCAAAAGATTACTTGATGCATATTTAAGGAATGAAATTGATATTATGATGAAATAA
- a CDS encoding N-6 DNA methylase produces MEKEQIVWNIVNKMRSGNKSYDLNSFIDFSESEGIDVTIDLLRDADRGLGVRGGGYFPPEFVLNFITSYLKNIDVDKILDPWVKVGSVLIPLTEKLKPDLSVGFIHDKTNITVINRLQKNLDIKWEIDDPNTVLDKNSKFDVIVSFPLWSPKKDRLNFNLNDGENILIFDNVEHLEMLKSLIFLKEGGTGFFILSKRFLSFRNKKNNVFANLKKFGIYIDAVLEIPNGSFSNTGVPGDLVIFKKEEPSNLFAAELSSETSYNKSLLNNLKSRKRGKIPQLGIIQDLNDYKSLNYFINENEIIKMAKMSGLSEIPILDILVDANLAKNGKDFDETPNSVYLPIIGESDTVTSIDKLKIKPQNYIQLILDENKANAEFVSTLYNTKLGRKIRKSLTSGVTIPKINKTNLLKSNCYITDIETQIETIAVDSMLNEIFTQLDLYKKDLWKWPKSNKRVRKSIELLNVGQTFDYWLQSLPYPLSSILSTCKADRNIEHKVTHLLDFFEAYSVFNATIMLSSISANKEFFDSYFSHCIKTEDEKNNWICKASFTNWNILGACLAKKTRQLLADKESKDLCLKLFGNPTKEFMNLITSAEVYNILREVEEYRNLWKGHGAIVNQEEYQKRFDILKGYLSKIRSRISFVYDDVSLILPSLMDFDEEIYNTRCKEIKGFLPFEDKEVETITPLVKNKLYIIHENQYEPVKLLPLIRIMPGPKTDNNACYFYNRYDTKENKARFLSYHFEDEAEVNLYDDDVKSVFSILMPHH; encoded by the coding sequence GTGGAAAAAGAACAGATAGTCTGGAATATCGTTAATAAAATGAGATCTGGAAATAAGAGTTATGATTTAAACTCTTTTATTGACTTTTCCGAATCTGAAGGTATAGATGTAACTATTGATCTTTTAAGAGATGCTGACAGAGGGCTTGGAGTACGAGGTGGAGGTTATTTTCCTCCAGAATTTGTTTTAAATTTTATTACTTCTTATCTTAAAAACATTGATGTTGATAAAATATTGGATCCTTGGGTAAAAGTTGGTTCTGTACTTATCCCTTTGACGGAAAAATTAAAACCTGACCTTTCTGTTGGTTTCATTCACGATAAGACTAACATAACAGTTATCAATAGATTACAAAAAAATTTGGATATAAAATGGGAAATAGATGATCCAAATACTGTTTTAGATAAAAATTCCAAATTTGATGTTATTGTTAGTTTTCCTTTATGGAGTCCCAAAAAAGATAGGTTGAACTTTAATTTAAATGATGGAGAAAACATTTTAATTTTTGATAATGTTGAACACTTAGAAATGCTTAAATCTTTGATATTTTTAAAAGAAGGAGGTACTGGATTTTTTATTTTAAGTAAAAGATTTTTATCTTTTAGAAATAAAAAAAATAATGTTTTTGCTAATTTAAAGAAGTTTGGGATATATATTGATGCTGTACTGGAAATACCAAACGGTTCTTTTTCAAATACAGGGGTTCCTGGGGATTTAGTTATATTTAAAAAAGAAGAACCTTCAAACCTTTTTGCTGCTGAATTAAGTTCAGAAACTAGTTACAATAAAAGTCTTTTAAATAATTTAAAATCCCGTAAGAGAGGAAAAATACCTCAATTAGGTATAATACAAGATTTAAATGATTATAAATCTTTAAATTATTTCATAAATGAAAATGAAATAATCAAAATGGCTAAAATGTCAGGATTATCTGAAATTCCGATTTTGGATATTCTAGTAGATGCTAATTTAGCTAAAAATGGTAAGGATTTCGATGAAACACCTAATAGTGTTTATTTACCAATTATTGGTGAATCTGATACAGTTACATCTATTGATAAATTGAAAATAAAACCTCAAAACTACATTCAATTAATTTTAGATGAGAATAAAGCCAATGCAGAGTTTGTATCTACATTATATAATACTAAATTGGGAAGAAAAATTAGAAAATCATTGACAAGTGGAGTTACTATTCCTAAAATTAATAAAACTAATTTATTGAAATCTAATTGTTATATAACTGATATTGAAACTCAAATCGAAACTATTGCTGTAGATTCTATGCTCAATGAAATTTTTACACAATTAGATTTATACAAAAAAGATTTATGGAAATGGCCTAAATCTAATAAAAGGGTTCGTAAATCAATTGAATTATTAAACGTTGGTCAAACATTTGATTATTGGTTACAATCTCTCCCCTATCCTCTTTCATCTATTTTATCAACTTGTAAAGCAGATAGAAATATTGAACATAAAGTTACTCACCTTTTAGACTTTTTTGAAGCTTATTCTGTGTTTAATGCTACAATAATGCTTAGTTCTATCAGTGCAAATAAGGAATTTTTTGACAGTTACTTCTCGCATTGCATTAAAACCGAAGATGAAAAAAATAATTGGATATGTAAAGCTAGTTTTACAAATTGGAATATTTTAGGTGCTTGTTTAGCCAAAAAAACACGCCAATTACTGGCTGATAAAGAAAGTAAAGATTTATGTTTGAAATTATTTGGAAATCCAACTAAAGAATTTATGAATTTGATTACAAGCGCAGAAGTATATAATATTTTACGTGAGGTTGAAGAATATCGTAATTTATGGAAGGGTCATGGTGCCATAGTTAATCAAGAAGAATATCAAAAGCGTTTTGACATATTAAAAGGTTATTTAAGTAAAATTAGAAGTAGAATATCCTTTGTTTATGATGATGTTTCCTTGATTCTACCAAGTCTAATGGACTTTGATGAAGAAATTTATAATACTCGTTGCAAAGAAATAAAAGGTTTCTTACCTTTTGAAGATAAAGAAGTTGAAACTATTACTCCTTTAGTTAAAAATAAGCTTTATATAATCCATGAAAATCAGTATGAACCAGTGAAATTACTGCCATTAATTCGTATTATGCCAGGGCCTAAAACCGATAATAATGCTTGTTATTTCTACAATCGATATGATACTAAGGAAAATAAAGCTCGTTTCTTATCATATCACTTTGAGGATGAAGCTGAAGTTAATTTATATGATGATGATGTAAAATCAGTTTTTTCTATTTTAATGCCCCATCATTAA
- a CDS encoding CARDB domain-containing protein, giving the protein MVRSEIITCAFLGLIILSLFISSIEAAGYPDLSVIGVSPWDANMPNKYVSGYRVAVANYGSAPSPNSTMEFYVRTYDGKTLNKNFTVPSIPAGSARSLKFSMCNGTDGSFKNGYVIVNRKKSFREIKYKNNARNFGLKETIPSSSNLTVEEFRKDNNPVSSYNSYSDLVSYNSPLSSEMNITEIRVSIYNGPSYWYNIAYARFHIPGYMHENTTLYVSGTSYSPTSWDEDTITFDFPDIYRTYSAYVIVRGESLEKKNAFREPFEFVDTSGNNVVADGNTWRRGAVEFYTTPYTWVKLSTKTAPFGSSYTASSSADRITIKANNGGRYVAGWFLIPRGNFTNITALYGSNSIQANNATGGYYGVFHPCARQDSIGFQMEGSNLGFSNFRSFGFSPWTWREQY; this is encoded by the coding sequence TTGGTAAGGTCTGAAATCATCACCTGTGCCTTCCTTGGCCTCATCATCCTCTCCCTTTTTATCTCATCTATTGAGGCTGCAGGATATCCAGATCTATCTGTTATCGGTGTTTCTCCGTGGGATGCCAACATGCCAAACAAGTACGTTTCAGGTTACAGGGTGGCGGTTGCAAACTACGGCTCTGCTCCCTCGCCAAACTCGACCATGGAGTTTTATGTACGCACTTACGACGGAAAAACCCTTAATAAGAACTTCACAGTTCCAAGCATACCTGCGGGTTCTGCAAGGAGTTTAAAATTTTCAATGTGTAACGGGACGGATGGAAGTTTTAAGAACGGCTACGTCATTGTCAACAGGAAGAAGAGCTTCAGGGAGATTAAGTACAAGAACAACGCCAGGAACTTTGGTTTGAAGGAGACCATTCCCTCTTCATCCAACTTGACTGTTGAGGAGTTTAGGAAGGACAACAACCCCGTGAGTAGTTACAACTCCTACAGTGATTTGGTATCCTACAACTCTCCCCTTTCCTCAGAGATGAATATAACTGAGATCCGTGTCAGTATTTACAACGGGCCGAGTTACTGGTACAACATTGCCTATGCAAGGTTCCATATCCCCGGTTATATGCATGAAAACACCACTTTGTATGTTTCAGGTACATCCTACTCACCTACGTCCTGGGATGAGGACACCATAACCTTTGACTTCCCTGATATTTACAGGACCTACAGTGCCTATGTCATTGTAAGAGGAGAATCTTTAGAAAAAAAGAATGCCTTTAGGGAACCATTCGAGTTCGTGGACACTTCAGGAAACAACGTGGTTGCAGACGGTAACACGTGGCGCAGGGGTGCTGTTGAATTCTACACGACACCCTACACATGGGTAAAACTCAGCACCAAGACAGCACCATTTGGATCTTCATACACAGCCTCCTCAAGTGCCGATAGAATAACTATCAAAGCTAACAATGGAGGTAGATACGTTGCAGGGTGGTTCCTGATACCGCGTGGAAACTTCACCAACATCACAGCCCTCTATGGATCTAACTCAATTCAGGCCAACAATGCAACTGGTGGTTACTACGGGGTTTTCCATCCATGTGCAAGGCAGGATTCTATCGGGTTTCAAATGGAAGGGTCTAACCTGGGGTTTTCGAACTTCAGGAGCTTTGGTTTCAGTCCGTGGACTTGGAGGGAGCAGTACTAA
- a CDS encoding restriction endonuclease subunit S: protein MEINPSNDRNNNNTLNSLPKNWDIVELGEVIKPDRIRIKKEAYKGDIPLVKKIPFDMGKVILREKNQTGTDLYAANENHLITSKINLHQGAIAITKEFIAATTHYEFYEVMKKANIHFLWYYLRSPAFKKIFNQEIKYRGFKKEANFKFIKNFLIPLPNKSEQEKIVFILSMVQNNIETTELIIQAVESLKKSLMMHLFTYGPVSLKKIRNIKFKENKIKSINEDWQKYKIKEIAEIGSGNTPSRKKKEFYGGNIPWVKTLDLNENVVLTTQEKITDMGLKSIRGKIWPKNTVMIAMYGGAGTVGKSGILGIPAATNQALCCISPNPDKFDSLYLLYYLIFIRSTWMRHAIGTRKDPNISKGIIEKTEISLPEISKQKETVKILRIIDQKIESEKNKKKALEDLFKSLLKDLMTSKIRTNNLNFDI from the coding sequence TTGGAAATTAACCCAAGTAATGATAGGAATAATAACAATACTCTCAATTCGTTGCCTAAAAATTGGGATATAGTGGAATTAGGTGAAGTAATAAAGCCAGATAGAATTAGAATTAAAAAAGAAGCATATAAAGGAGATATTCCACTTGTTAAAAAAATACCGTTTGATATGGGTAAAGTGATATTAAGGGAAAAAAATCAAACTGGAACTGATTTATATGCTGCTAATGAAAATCATTTGATAACATCAAAAATTAATTTACATCAAGGAGCTATTGCCATAACCAAGGAATTTATAGCTGCTACAACTCATTATGAGTTTTATGAAGTGATGAAAAAAGCAAATATTCACTTTTTATGGTATTATCTTCGCTCCCCTGCTTTTAAAAAAATATTTAACCAGGAAATTAAGTATCGAGGTTTTAAAAAAGAAGCAAATTTTAAATTTATAAAGAATTTTTTAATACCTTTACCTAATAAATCAGAACAAGAAAAAATTGTATTTATCCTTTCTATGGTCCAAAATAATATAGAAACAACGGAATTAATAATACAGGCCGTGGAATCATTGAAAAAATCTTTAATGATGCATTTGTTTACATATGGGCCGGTATCTCTTAAAAAAATTAGGAATATAAAATTTAAAGAAAATAAGATAAAATCCATAAATGAGGATTGGCAAAAATACAAAATTAAAGAAATAGCTGAAATTGGGAGTGGTAACACTCCCTCACGTAAAAAAAAGGAGTTTTATGGTGGAAATATTCCTTGGGTAAAAACATTAGACTTGAATGAAAATGTTGTATTAACTACTCAGGAAAAAATAACTGATATGGGCCTTAAGAGTATTAGAGGAAAAATTTGGCCAAAAAATACTGTGATGATTGCTATGTATGGTGGAGCCGGTACAGTTGGTAAATCTGGTATACTAGGAATTCCTGCTGCAACCAATCAGGCGTTATGTTGTATATCTCCAAATCCGGATAAGTTTGATTCTTTATACCTTTTATATTACCTAATTTTTATAAGGTCGACATGGATGCGTCATGCTATTGGAACACGCAAAGATCCCAATATAAGCAAAGGAATTATAGAAAAAACTGAAATTTCACTTCCTGAAATTAGCAAACAAAAAGAAACTGTTAAAATCCTTAGAATTATTGATCAAAAGATAGAATCTGAAAAAAATAAGAAAAAGGCTCTTGAAGACTTATTCAAATCTCTTCTCAAGGATCTTATGACTTCAAAAATTAGGACTAATAATTTAAATTTCGATATTTAA
- a CDS encoding type I restriction-modification system subunit M yields the protein MSTEVLDINTLENWLWDAACKIRGEIDAPKYKDYILPLIFIKRLSDVFNDELDKLIDDFGDEEIAEELLTDDHSLVRFYIPKDARWKEIAKQSIGVGEYLTNAVRSIARENPKLQGVIDIVDFNATTAGQRIISEGKLKALIDVLNKHRLGIKDVEPDIIGRSYEYLLRKFAEGSGQSAGEFYTPKEVAILMAHILDPEPGNKVYDPCCGSGGLLIKCQLRFKEKYPDDTKVKPIRMCGQEIQHSTFAMAKMNIIIHDIEAEIALGDTMERPAFLESDTSLRTFNIVTANPMWNQDFSQDIYENDLYERFIFGYPNSNNADWGWIQHMFKSLKEKGKMAVVLDTGAVSRGSGVTGKNRERDLRKEFINKDLIEAVILLPENLFYNTTAPGIILIINKNKTQKNEILFINSSELFEKGRPKNYIPNIFIEKISLIYHHWKEEENLSKIIKNEDVVKNDFNLSPSRYVILNKEENLLSLEEAVIKLKDAEEKQKNADKELSNILNKLGLSND from the coding sequence GTGTCGACTGAAGTACTGGACATAAATACACTAGAAAACTGGTTATGGGATGCAGCATGCAAAATACGGGGCGAAATAGACGCACCAAAATACAAAGATTATATTTTACCATTAATTTTTATTAAAAGACTTTCTGATGTTTTTAATGATGAATTAGATAAATTAATAGATGATTTTGGTGACGAAGAAATTGCTGAAGAGTTGCTAACTGATGATCATAGCTTAGTTAGGTTTTATATTCCAAAAGATGCCCGATGGAAAGAAATTGCTAAACAAAGTATTGGTGTTGGGGAATACTTGACAAATGCAGTGCGTTCAATTGCACGTGAAAACCCTAAGCTTCAAGGAGTAATTGACATAGTGGATTTTAATGCAACGACCGCAGGACAAAGAATAATTAGTGAGGGTAAATTGAAAGCACTCATTGATGTTTTAAATAAACATAGATTAGGGATAAAAGATGTTGAACCTGATATTATTGGAAGATCTTATGAATATCTTCTAAGGAAGTTTGCAGAAGGCTCTGGTCAAAGTGCTGGAGAATTTTATACTCCAAAAGAAGTTGCAATTTTAATGGCCCATATACTTGATCCAGAACCTGGAAACAAAGTCTATGATCCATGTTGTGGCTCAGGAGGACTCCTAATAAAATGCCAATTAAGATTTAAAGAAAAATATCCTGATGATACAAAAGTAAAACCGATAAGGATGTGTGGCCAAGAGATTCAACATTCGACTTTTGCCATGGCGAAAATGAACATAATAATTCATGATATAGAAGCAGAAATTGCCCTTGGGGATACAATGGAACGCCCAGCTTTCCTGGAATCTGACACTTCACTTAGAACATTTAACATAGTTACTGCTAATCCCATGTGGAATCAAGATTTTTCACAAGATATATACGAAAATGATTTATATGAACGATTTATTTTTGGTTATCCTAACTCGAATAATGCTGATTGGGGTTGGATTCAACATATGTTTAAATCATTAAAAGAAAAAGGAAAAATGGCAGTGGTCTTGGATACAGGTGCTGTTTCACGTGGAAGTGGTGTTACAGGTAAAAATAGGGAACGAGACTTAAGAAAAGAATTTATTAATAAAGATCTTATCGAAGCAGTGATTTTACTTCCAGAAAATTTATTTTACAATACTACTGCACCTGGAATCATATTAATAATTAACAAAAATAAAACCCAAAAAAATGAGATTCTATTTATTAACTCCTCAGAACTTTTTGAGAAAGGAAGACCAAAAAATTACATCCCCAATATTTTTATTGAAAAAATATCTCTCATTTACCACCACTGGAAAGAAGAAGAAAACCTAAGTAAAATAATAAAAAATGAAGATGTTGTCAAAAATGATTTTAATTTAAGTCCGTCACGTTATGTTATTTTAAATAAAGAAGAGAATTTATTGTCCTTAGAAGAAGCTGTTATTAAGCTTAAGGATGCTGAAGAGAAGCAAAAAAATGCGGATAAAGAATTAAGTAATATACTAAACAAATTAGGGCTTTCAAATGATTAA
- a CDS encoding type I restriction endonuclease subunit R has translation MTNIFGNERESVQNRLIEYAKEIGWEYLSPEDVLRLKGGKSGIILKECFINQSQKLNSRFMDHLMGEELIRNLEKVPANIEGNQIVWEYLKGLRNVFVPNEKRECNVKFIDTNNIERNIFHVTDEFSFTNGNNSIRPDIVFFINGIPIFFVETKAPKTSEGISKAMEQVKKYHRHCPELLAVLQIYALTHIIKYYYSTTWNMSEKLLFNWKDEIAENDFEMLVKTFFDKKKIIKTLMDFILFTRQDDELKKVILRPHQMRAIEKIVKRAKSSKKRGLVWHTQGSGKTYTMIVAAEKILKNPIFENPTVIMLIDRNELETQLFGNLKSIGIEHLEIAKNKRNLREFLEADRRGLIVSMIHKFEGMPAKINERDNIFVLVDEAHRTTGGTLGNYLMGALPNATYIGFTGTPIDKTSSGKGTFIIFGQDDQPQGYMDKYSIAESIEDGTTVPLHYTLAPNELRVDRDVLEKEFLDLAESQGVSDFQKLNKILDKAVNLKNMLKNKERIKKVAKFVVNHYKNTVYPMGYKAFLVCVDREACVLYKKELDKLLPEDCSKVVYSSNYNDTSDLEEYHLSDDEEKRIRKSFRRKDEHPYILIVTEKLLTGFDAPILYCMYLDKPMRDHVLLQAIARVNRPYEDEEGRKKSSGFVLDFIGIFDKNLKKALSFAPEEIEGVAYDIQVLKDSFVEFMETAKIKYLSFIVGKTPDKAVETVLDHFNEEDVRNEFYEEFRELSEIYEIISPDKFLRNYIEDYETLAGMYKILREAYESIEIEKELLRKTANLVQKYTKSSNITSTLDIYEINDKTLETIEQSTAPDNKKVFNLIKSIENHVDFNASSAPYLISIGEKAESIALLYKNRQKNTQETLEELKHIIEEINIAKKEEVDKNMPVEVFSIFWMFKKEGVNNPEKNATEMEKVLEECPHWRVSESHKRVVKRRLISILIKSGMNKSNISSSVEKIMKVMKG, from the coding sequence ATGACTAATATTTTTGGTAATGAGCGTGAATCAGTTCAAAATAGATTAATTGAATATGCAAAGGAAATAGGTTGGGAATATTTAAGTCCAGAAGATGTTTTAAGACTTAAAGGTGGAAAATCTGGAATTATACTTAAAGAATGTTTTATCAACCAGTCCCAAAAGTTAAACTCTCGTTTTATGGATCATTTAATGGGTGAAGAACTAATTAGAAATCTTGAAAAAGTCCCTGCTAATATTGAAGGTAATCAAATTGTTTGGGAATATCTTAAAGGATTAAGGAATGTGTTTGTTCCAAATGAAAAAAGAGAATGTAATGTAAAATTCATTGATACCAATAATATTGAAAGAAATATTTTCCATGTTACAGATGAGTTTTCATTCACAAATGGTAATAATAGTATAAGGCCAGATATTGTTTTTTTTATAAATGGGATACCCATTTTTTTTGTTGAAACTAAAGCCCCAAAAACTTCAGAGGGCATAAGTAAAGCAATGGAACAAGTTAAAAAATATCATAGGCATTGCCCAGAATTACTTGCAGTTCTACAAATTTATGCATTAACTCATATAATAAAATATTATTATAGTACTACTTGGAACATGTCGGAAAAATTACTTTTCAATTGGAAAGATGAGATTGCTGAAAATGATTTTGAAATGCTTGTTAAGACTTTCTTTGATAAAAAAAAAATAATTAAAACTCTAATGGATTTCATACTATTCACACGACAAGATGATGAATTGAAAAAAGTAATTTTAAGACCTCATCAAATGAGGGCAATTGAAAAAATTGTGAAACGAGCTAAATCTTCAAAGAAACGTGGGCTTGTGTGGCATACTCAAGGTTCAGGCAAGACATATACTATGATTGTTGCTGCTGAAAAAATTCTTAAAAATCCCATATTTGAAAATCCTACTGTAATTATGCTTATAGATAGAAATGAACTTGAAACCCAACTTTTTGGAAATCTTAAATCTATTGGAATTGAACATTTAGAAATTGCAAAAAATAAACGGAACTTAAGAGAATTCTTAGAGGCAGATAGAAGAGGCTTAATTGTCAGCATGATTCACAAGTTCGAGGGAATGCCTGCAAAAATTAATGAACGTGATAACATATTTGTTCTTGTGGATGAAGCTCATAGAACCACAGGTGGCACATTAGGTAACTATTTGATGGGTGCTTTACCTAATGCTACATATATAGGTTTTACAGGAACACCAATTGATAAGACATCTTCTGGTAAAGGTACTTTTATAATTTTTGGACAGGATGATCAGCCTCAAGGATATATGGATAAATATAGTATTGCAGAATCAATTGAAGATGGAACAACTGTTCCTTTGCACTATACACTTGCCCCTAATGAGTTGAGAGTTGATAGAGATGTTCTTGAAAAAGAATTCTTAGATCTGGCAGAATCTCAGGGTGTAAGTGACTTTCAAAAGCTTAATAAAATATTAGATAAGGCTGTAAATCTAAAAAACATGCTTAAAAATAAGGAACGTATTAAAAAAGTCGCAAAATTTGTTGTGAATCATTATAAAAATACTGTTTACCCAATGGGTTACAAAGCGTTTCTTGTATGTGTTGACAGGGAAGCATGTGTTCTTTATAAAAAAGAACTAGATAAACTTCTTCCTGAAGATTGTTCGAAGGTTGTTTATAGCTCAAATTATAATGATACTTCTGATCTTGAAGAATACCATCTTAGTGATGATGAAGAAAAAAGAATAAGGAAAAGTTTCAGGAGAAAAGATGAACATCCTTATATACTAATTGTCACTGAAAAACTTCTTACAGGTTTTGATGCCCCTATACTCTATTGTATGTACTTAGATAAACCTATGAGAGATCATGTATTATTACAAGCTATTGCAAGAGTTAATAGGCCTTATGAAGATGAAGAAGGTCGTAAAAAATCATCAGGTTTTGTTTTAGATTTCATAGGGATATTTGATAAAAACCTAAAAAAAGCATTATCATTTGCTCCTGAAGAAATTGAGGGAGTAGCTTATGATATACAAGTTTTGAAAGATAGCTTTGTTGAGTTTATGGAAACAGCAAAAATCAAATATTTAAGTTTCATTGTTGGAAAAACACCAGATAAAGCAGTTGAAACTGTATTAGATCATTTTAATGAAGAGGATGTACGAAATGAATTTTATGAGGAATTCCGTGAACTTTCAGAGATTTATGAAATAATTTCTCCAGATAAGTTCCTAAGAAATTATATTGAGGATTATGAAACCCTGGCAGGAATGTATAAGATACTAAGGGAAGCTTATGAATCTATTGAGATTGAAAAGGAACTTTTAAGAAAAACGGCAAATCTTGTTCAGAAGTACACAAAAAGTAGTAACATAACATCCACATTGGACATTTATGAGATTAATGATAAAACATTGGAAACAATTGAACAAAGCACGGCTCCAGACAACAAAAAAGTGTTCAATTTAATCAAAAGTATTGAAAATCACGTAGATTTCAATGCATCAAGTGCACCATATCTTATTTCCATTGGAGAAAAAGCTGAGAGTATAGCTTTATTGTATAAAAATAGGCAAAAAAATACTCAAGAAACTTTAGAAGAATTGAAGCACATAATCGAAGAAATTAATATTGCAAAGAAGGAAGAAGTAGATAAAAACATGCCCGTTGAGGTTTTTTCTATTTTCTGGATGTTTAAAAAAGAAGGTGTAAATAACCCTGAAAAAAATGCAACAGAAATGGAAAAAGTTCTTGAGGAATGTCCGCATTGGAGAGTAAGTGAAAGTCATAAAAGAGTCGTTAAACGCAGACTTATAAGTATTTTAATTAAATCTGGAATGAACAAGTCCAATATAAGTTCTTCAGTTGAAAAAATTATGAAAGTTATGAAGGGTTAA